A stretch of the Orcinus orca chromosome 1, mOrcOrc1.1, whole genome shotgun sequence genome encodes the following:
- the ATP2B4 gene encoding plasma membrane calcium-transporting ATPase 4 isoform X1: protein MTNPTEHALPANSIIESHEGEFGCTVMDLRKLMELRSADAINQINVHYGGVMNLCSRLKTNPVEGLSGNPADLEKRKQLFGQNLIPPKKPKTFLELVWEALQDVTLIILEIAAIISLVLSFYRPPGEENEQCGLAVTSPEDEGEAEAGWIEGAAILFSVIIVVLVTAFNDWSKEKQFRGLQNRIEKEQKFSVIRNGHIIQLPVAEIVVGDIAQIKYGDLLPADGILIQGNDLKIDESSLTGESDHVKKSLERDPMLLSGTHVMEGSGRMVVTAVGINSQTGIIFTLLGASEGEEEEKKKKGKKQGVPENRNKAKTQDGVALEIQPLNSQEGIDNEEKEKKAAKLPKKEKSVLQGKLTRLAVQIGKAGLIMSAITVLILILYFVIDNFVIQRKPWLAECTPIYVQYFVKFFIIGITVLVVAVPEGLPLAVTISLAYSVKKMMKDNNLVRHLDACETMGNATAICSDKTGTLTMNRMTVVQAYIGETRYHQIPSPDVLVPKVLDLLVNGISINSAYTSKVLPPEKEGGLPRQVGNKTECALLGFVTDLKQDYHAVRSEVPEEKLYKVYTFNSVRKSMSTVIEKPRSGYRMYSKGASEIILRKCNRILDKKGEAVPFKNKDRDEMVRTVIEPMASEGLRTICIAYRDFNDGEPPWDNESEILTELTCIAVVGIEDPVRPEVPEAIAKCKRAGITVRMVTGDNINTARAIATKCGIVTPGDDFLCLEGKEFNRLIRNEKGEVEQEKLDKIWPKLRVLARSSPTDKHTLVKGIIDSTVGEQRQVVAVTGDGTNDGPALKKADVGFAMGIAGTDVAKEASDIILTDDNFTSIVKAVMWGRNVYDSISKFLQFQLTVNVVAVIVAFTGACITQDSPLKAVQMLWVNLIMDTFASLALATEPPTDSLLKRRPYGRNKPLISRTMMKNILGHAVYQLTVIFFLVFAGEKFFDIDSGRRAPLHSPPSQHYTIIFNTFVLMQLFNEINSRKIHGERNVFSGIFRNLIFCSVVLGTFVSQIIIVEFGGKPFSCTNLTLSQWFWCLFIGFGELLWGQVISTIPTQSLKFLKEAGHGTTKEEITKDAEGLDEIDHAEMELRRGQILWFRGLNRIQTQIKVVKAFHSSLHESIQKPKNQNSIHNFMTHPEFAIDEEGPRTPLLDEQEEETFEKVSKPGTRMLPSDGEVTPQANKNNNAVDCCQVQIVACHSDSPLHSLETSV from the exons GCCTATCTGGAAACCCTGCAGATCTGGAGAAACGTAAACAACTATTTGGACAAAACTTGATTCCCCCCAAAAAGCCCAAGACCTTTTTAGAATTAGTGTGGGAAGCCCTTCAGGATGTCACACTCATCATCCTGGAGATCGCGGCCATCATCTCCCTGGTCCTGTCCTTCTATCGCCCCCCTGGGGAAGAAAATGAAC AGTGCGGTCTAGCCGTAACTAGCCCAGAAGATGAAGGGGAGGCAGAAGCCGGCTGGATTGAGGGGGCAGCCATCTTATTCTCAGTGATCATCGTGGTACTAGTGACTGCCTTCAATGATTGGAGCAAAGAGAAGCAATTCCGGGGGCTGCAGAACCGCAttgaaaaggaacagaaattcTCCGTTATCCGAAATGGTCACATCATTCAGCTCCCTGTGGCTGAGATCGTGGTGGGGGACATTGCCCAAATCAAATATG GTGACCTGCTGCCTGCAGATGGAATCCTGATCCAGGGCAATGATCTCAAGATTGACGAGAGCTCTCTGACTGGGGAATCGGACCATGTCAAAAAGTCCCTGGAAAGAGACCCCATGTTGCTCTCAG GGACCCATGTCATGGAAGGTTCTGGCCGAATGGTAGTGACTGCTGTGGGTATCAACTCTCAGACTGGAATCATCTTTACCCTCTTGGGGGCCAgtgagggggaagaggaagagaagaagaagaaag GTAAAAAACAAGGAGTCCCTGAAAATCGCAACAAAG CAAAGACTCAGGATGGAGTGGCCTTGGAAATCCAGCCACTCAACAGCCAGGAGGGGATCGAcaatgaggaaaaggagaaaaaggcagCCAAGCTGCCCAAAAAGGAGAAGTCGGTGCTGCAGGGCAAGCTGACGCGCTTGGCTGTACAGATTGGGAAAGCTG GTCTGATCATGTCTGCAATCACGGTTCTCATCCTGATTCTGTACTTTGTGATCGACAACTTTGTGATCCAGCGCAAACCATGGCTGGCTGAGTGTACTCCCATCTACGTCCAGTACTTTGTCAAGTTCTTCATCATTGGCATCACTGTGCTGGTGGTGGCTGTGCCAGAGGGGCTGCCACTGGCAGTCACCATTTCACTGGCTTACTCTGTGAAG AAAATGATGAAAGACAATAACCTGGTACGGCACTTGGATGCTTGTGAAACAATGGGCAATGCCACGGCCATCTGCTCCGATAAGACAGGCACATTGACCATGAACCGCATGACTGTGGTGCAGGCTTATATCGGAGAAACCCGTTACCATCAAATCCCAAGCCCTGATGTCCTTGTGCCCAAGGTCCTGGACCTTCTTGTCAATGGTATTTCTATCAACAGTGCCTACACCTCCAAGGTTCTG CCTCCGGAGAAGGAGGGCGGCCTGCCGCGGCAGGTGGGCAACAAGACCGAGTGCGCCCTGCTGGGCTTCGTCACGGACCTGAAGCAGGATTACCACGCCGTGCGCAGTGAGGTGCCTGAGGAGAAGCTCTACAAGGTGTACACCTTCAACTCGGTGCGCAAGTCCATGAGCACCGTCATCGAGAAGCCCCGCAGTGGCTACCGCATGTACAGCAAGGGTGCTTCTGAGATCATCTTGCGCAA GTGTAATCGAATCCTGGACAAGAAAGGAGAAGCAGTGCCGTTCAAGAATAAGGACCGAGATGAGATGGTCCGCACCGTCATCGAGCCCATGGCCAGTGAGGGACTCCGGACTATCTGCATAGCTTACCGGGATTTCAATGACGGAGAGCCCCCATGGGACAATGAGAGCGAAATCCTCACTGAACTGACCTGTATTGCAGTGGTGGGCATTGAGGATCCTGTGCGCCCAGAG GTGCCGGAAGCTATTGCCAAATGCAAACGAGCTGGTATTACTGTCAGAATGGTGACAGGTGACAACATCAACACAGCCCGGGCCATCGCCACCAAATGTGGCATTGTGACACCTGGGGATGACTTTCTGTGCTTGGAGGGCAAGGAATTCAACCGACTCATCCGAAACGAGAAGGGCGAG GTAGAGCAAGAAAAGCTGGACAAGATCTGGCCTAAGCTCCGGGTGCTGGCGCGATCCTCCCCCACTGACAAGCACACACTGGTGAAAG GCATCATCGACAGCACTGTTGGGGAACAGCGGCAGGTGGTGGCTGTCACTGGGGATGGCACAAATGATGGGCCGGCTCTGAAGAAAGCAGATGTTGGTTTTGCCATG GGTATTGCAGGCACGGATGTGGCAAAGGAGGCCTCTGACATCATCCTAACAGATGACAACTTCACCAGCATCGTGAAGGCAGTGATGTGGGGACGAAACGTCTACGATAGCATCTCCAAGTTCCTACAGTTCCAGCTCACTGTCAACGTGGTGGCTGTGATCGTGGCCTTCACTGGAGCCTGTATCACCCAG GATTCCCCACTGAAAGCCGTGCAGATGTTGTGGGTTAATCTCATCATGGACACTTTTGCCTCATTGGCCCTGGCCACAGAGCCTCCTACAGACTCTCTGTTGAAGCGTCGCCCCTATGGCCGAAATAAGCCTCTGATCTCACGCACTATGATGAAGAACATCTTGGGTCACGCCGTCTATCAACTCACCGTCatctttttccttgtctttgcCG GTGAGAAGTTCTTTGACATTGATAGTGGGAGGAGAGCACCTCTGCATTCACCACCCAGCCAACACTACACCATTATTTTCAACACCTTCGTGCTGATGCAGCTCTTCAATGAAATCAACTCCCGCAAGATCCATGGAGAGAGGAATGTCTTTTCGGGCATCTTCCGCAACCTCATCTTCTGCTCTGTGGTCTTGGGCACATTCGTCAGCCAG ATTATCATTGTGGAATTTGGGGGGAAACCCTTCAGCTGTACGAACCTCACCCTGTCCCAGTGGTTCTGGTGTCTCTTCATCGGTTTTGGAGAATTGCTGTGGGGCCAG GTCATCTCCACAATACCTACCCAATCCCTGAAGTTCCTAAAGGAGGCTGGGCATGGCACCACCAAAGAGGAGATCACCAAGGATGCTGAGGGGCTGGACGAGATTGACCATGCAGAGATGGAGCTGCGCCGAGGCCAGATCCTCTGGTTCCGGGGCCTGAACCGTATCCAGACTCAG ATCAAAGTGGTCAAAGCATTCCATAGTTCCCTCCATGAAAGCATTCAGAAACCCAAGAACCAAAACTCCATCCACAACTTCATGACCCACCCTGAATTCGCCATAGATGAGGAGGGGCCACGAACACCACTCCTGGATGAGCAAGAAGAGGAAACTTTTGAAAAGGTCTCTAAGCCTGGGACTAGGATGCTCCCGTCGGATGGTGAGGTCACTCCACAagccaacaaaaacaacaatgcgGTGGATTGCTGCCAAGTGCAAATTGTTGCCTGCCACTCAGACAGCCCTCTACACAGCCTGGAGACATCAGTTTGA